One Pectobacterium cacticida genomic window, TCCAACACTATTTTTGTGGTCGGTACGCGTCTATTGACCAAGAAAGATTCCGGTGTGAAAGATTTCCCCGATCTGGCAGGTAAAACTGTCGTAGTCACTTCCGGCACAACCTCCGAAGTTCTGCTCAATAAGCTGAATGAAGAAAAACAGATGAAGATGCGCATTATCAGCGCCAAAGATCATGGTGACTCTTTCCGTACCTTAGAAAGCGGCCGTGCCGTAGCCTTTATGATGGACGATGCTCTACTGGCAGGTGAACGAGCAAAAGCCAAAAATGCCGATCAGTGGGATATCGTCGGTACAGCGCAATCTGAAGAAGCCTACGGATGTATGCTGCGTAAAGACGATCCCCAATTCAAGAAGCTGGTTGATGACACTATCGCCAAAATACAAACCTCAGGCGAAGCCGAAAAATGGTTCGATCGTTGGTTTAAACAGCCGATCCCGCCAAAAGGCCTTAACCTGAATTTTTCGCTGTCAGACGAAATGAAAGCCTTGTTCAAAGCGCCGAATGACAAAGCGCTAAACTAATTAAGAATGAGAATAAGGGCAGATTATCTGCCCTCTGATTGCTGATTCGTGGCATGACAGGCAGGCACTTAATGGCCGTTCCCCATTATTTGCTGCCCGAGAAATTTTGATAAACAGGTAGATTAGTCATATACCTGTCATTTGAAACAGAACGGGAATAGTGGCCACTCATCAATCTTCAGGGTAGCTTCGCTACCCTTTTTTACCGGAGTTTGTTATGTCAATAGATTGGAATTGGGGCATATTTCTACAAGCAGCCCCTTTCGGCAATACAACCTATCTCGGATGGATTTTGTCCGGTCTGCAAGTCACCGTTACCTTGTCTATCTGCGCGTGGATTATTGCCTTCCTCATTGGTTCTTTATTTGGGATCCTGCGAACCGTACCGAATCGCTTTCTTGCCGGTCTGGGTACTTGCTATGTCGAGTTATTTCGCAATGTTCCATTGATTGTCCAGTTTTTTGCCTGGTATTTGGTGGTTCCTGAGCTTCTTCCCGTCAATATTGGCATGTGGTTCAAAGCCGAATTAGATCCGAACATACAGTTCTTCCTATCGTCCATGATTTGCCTTGGCCTATTCACCGCAGCACGCATTTGTGAGCAGGTGCGTGCGGGGATCCAGTCATTACCCCGTGGGCAGAAAGCTGCCGGATTGGCAATGGGGCTGACATTACCGCAAACTTACCGCTATGTGCTATTGCCCAACGCGTATCGTGTTGTCGTTCCGCCATTGACGTCGGAGATGCTGAATCTGGTCAAGAATTCAGCTATTGCATCGACTATTGGTTTGGTTGATATGGCGGCACAGGCAGGGAAATTGTTGGACTATTCCGCTCATGCATATGAGTCGTTTACCGCGATCACGCTGGCGTATATTGGCATCAACGCCATTATTATGTTGATTATGCAGGTCGTTGAACGGAAGACCCGTTTGCCGGGAAACCTGGGGAGCAAATAAATCATGTATGAATTTGACTGGGGCTCAATTGGGCCAAGCATGCCGTACCTGATTCAAGGGATGGTCGTCACGCTCAAAATTACGTTGGTAGCCGTTGTTTTTGGCATCATCTGGGGTACGATTTTGGCCGTGATGCGTCTGTCGCCAATCAAGCCTATCAGTTGGTTTGCCAAGCTGTACGTGAACCTGTTCCGCTCGGTTCCTCTCGTTATGGTGCTGTTATGGTTCTATCTGGTGGTTCCTAGCTTATTACAAAATGTGCTTGGGCTATCGCCAAAAACGGATATTCGACTGATTTCAGCTATGGTAGCCTTCTCGTTATTCGAAGCAGCCTACTACTCGGAAATCATTCGTGCAGGTATCCTCAGTGTGTCGCGCGGGCAATCCTCGGCCGCCTTAGCGTTAGGGATGACCCACTGGCAATCCATGAAATTGGTTATTCTGCCGCAGGCGTTTCGCGCGATGGTGCCACTGCTGTTGACACAAGGGATCGTGCTATTCCAGGATACTTCTCTGGTTTATGTACTGAGTCTCGCTGATTTCTTCCGCACCGCCTCAATTATCGGCGAGCGCGACGGAACACAAGTTGAGATGATTCTGTTTGCCGGGTTTGTTTATTTTCTCTTCAGCATTGCAGCCTCAATGCTGGTCAGTTACCTGAAAAAAAGGACGGTTTGATGATTTCCCTGAAAAATGTTTCTAAATGGTACGGCCAATTTCAGGTACTAACCGACTGCTCTACGGAAGTAAAAAAAGGTGAAGTTGTGGTCGTCTGCGGGCCTTCCGGCTCCGGTAAATCAACCCTGATCAAAACCGTAAATGGTCTGGAGCCTATTCAAAAAGGTGAAATTACCGTTAATGGTATTGCCGTTAACGATAAGAAAACCAATCTGGCGCAGTTGCGTTCAAAAGTCGGAATGGTATTCCAACATTTTGAACTGTTCCCCCACTTGTCGATTATCGAGAACCTAACACTGGCTCAGGTAAAGGTATTAAAGCGTAACCGTGAAGATGCCAAGGCTAAAGCGCAAAAGCTGCTGGAACGTGTTGGGCTGGCGGCGCACGCTAACAAATACCCAGGACAACTTTCCGGTGGTCAACAACAACGTGTTGCCATTGCCCGCGCCTTGTGTATGGATCCTATTGCGATGTTATTTGACGAACCGACATCCGCACTCGATCCAGAGATGATTAATGAAGTTTTGGACGTGATGGTTGAATTAGCGCAGGAAGGCATGACCATGATGGTTGTCACCCATGAAATGGGCTTTGCCCGTAAAGTGGCGCACCGCGTGATCTTCATGGATGAGGGAAAAATTATCGAAGATACCCGCAAGGATGATTTCTTCGATAATCCACAGTCCGAACGTGCTAAAGATTTCCTGGCGAAAATCCTGCATTAATATTCGCGACAGACCATTAATTTTCACGACTGACTTTGTTGGACGAGAACGGTGGTAATGGGATAGCAGCGTAAAGCGTCCGCGCCAGGGGCAAAAACGTCAGGAACGTTTTCAAACGTCGCTTGCGACGCCCCTGAAAGGAGGGATCTCAGGGATGAGATTCCTCTGTGCGCGGCACGAACTTGCTGAGACGTAGTTTGCGTCTTTACGATCTCTCCATTACCGCCGCTTAATACCCGTATCAGCCCTACGGCTGGAACGGCTGTCGATGGAATTGGTCGTGATCGCATTTCGGGCACAGCGGCAACACTTCCGGTGTATAGAATGCAATGCGGTGATGGCAGTTCTCGCACACCAGATTGCCTAATCCCACCACCTCACCGCTGTGATAAACGCCGTGATGATTAACATCTTTGAAGATCTCACGCCACTCTAATTGCGTGCGGTCCGTAATATCCGCCAATTCCTGCCATAGACTTTCCTTGATCACACGCATAAACACGCTATCAGCAAGTGCATCCTGGCTTTCGTTATAGCTACGGGCAAACTCCTCCAGATCGCGCTGAACGGACTGAATCACCTGTTCTATTTCTTTTTGCGTCAGCGTAGAACGCGCTTCCAGTGTGTTACGCGCACGCTCCGTCAAACTATCGATATCGCGTTCACCGTTATTCAATCGAGCCGTCACTGAAGTCATTAACTCTTGGTAATAGCGAGCGAGCTTATTCATGCATCCTCCTGACTGAGCGGATTGAGGGGGTGATGAGATGAAGTGAAGGTTAACCGCCTAACGTATCCAGCTAAAAACCAAATAGGCTGTTTAACTAGCGTTATTTTAGATTATTTTCTTCATTAGTCTGCGCTACTGGCGCTAATTTGCGTAATCCTTCGCAGTATATGGCTTACAACTCAGAAATATTCCACTGCCGGGCGCTGGGTGTTGTTGCTCGCGCCGCTTACGGCTATGCTATGCGGATCTTTTGTTATGAATCGAAACCGGCCACTTAACGGTGGCGATTCTTCACTAAACAGGACCACTGGCAGCCATGCAAGAGCAATACCGCCCAGAAGAGATAGAAGCGGACGTCCAGCTTCACTGGCAAGAGAAGCAGACATTTAAAGTCACCGAACAGCCCGGCAAAGAAAAATACTATTGCCTTTCCATGCTGCCTTACCCTTCTGGCCGACTTCATATGGGCCACGTCCGTAACTACACGATCGGCGACGTCATTTCGCGTTATCAGCGCATGTTGGGTAAAAATGTTCTGCAACCGATTGGCTGGGATGCCTTCGGGCTGCCAGCTGAAGGCGCGGCGGTAAAAAATAACACGGCGCCAGCGCCCTGGACCTACGCCAACATCGATTACATGAAAAACCAGCTCAAGCTGCTGGGCTTTGGTTATGATTGGGATCGTGAAATCGCGACCTGTAAACCAGACTACTATCGCTGGGAACAGTGGTTCTTTACCAAGTTATATGAAAAAGGCCTGGTTTATAAAAAAACCTCCGCCGTTAACTGGTGTCCGAACGACCAAACCGTGTTAGCGAATGAGCAGGTTATCGACGGCTGTTGTTGGCGTTGCGACACGAAAGTTGAACGCAAAGAGATTCCGCAGTGGTTTATCAAAATCACCGCTTATGCAGACCAGTTACTGAACGATCTGGATACGCTGGAAAGCTGGCCTGAGCAGGTCAAAACCATGCAGCGTAATTGGATTGGCCGTTCCGAAGGCGTGGAAATTACTTTTGATGTCGACGGAAGCAACGAGAAATTAACCGTTTATACTACACGTCCGGATACGTTCATGGGCGTGACCTACGTCGCCGTTGCCGCAGGCCACCCTCTTGCAATGCAAGCTGCGGCTACCAATCCGGCACTGGCCGATTTTATTGATGAGTGCCGTAATACCAAAGTGGCGGAGGCCGATATGGCCACGATGGAGAAAAAGGGCATGGCGACTGGTTTGCATGCTATCCACCCACTCAATGGCGAAAAAGTCGCTATTTGGGTCGCTAACTTTGTCCTGATGGAATACGGCACAGGCGCCGTGATGGCCGTTCCCGCACATGACCAGCGCGATTGGGAGTTTGCCACTAAATACGGGTTGTCCATCAAACCGGTTATCCTCAATACCGACGGCAGCGAACCCGATCTGTCCACCCAGGCGATGACGGAAAAAGGCCATTTGTTTAACTCCGGTGAGTTTGACGGCTTGAATTTCGATGCCGCCTTTAACGCTATTGCCGATAAACTGGCAGAAAATGGCATCGGTAAGCGTAAAGTCAACTATCGTCTACGCGATTGGGGCGTTTCTCGCCAGCGCTATTGGGGTGCGCCAATCCCCATGGTAACGTTGGAAGATGGCACCGTTATCCCAACGCCAGAAGATCAACTGCCGGTCATTTTACCGGAAGATGTCGTAATGGATGGCATCACCAGCCCGCTAAAATCCAACCCTGAATGGGCAAAAACCACCATCAACGGTCGGCCCGCCCTGCGCGAAACTGACACCTTCGACACCTTTATGGAATCATCCTGGTATTACGCGCGCTACACCTGTCCACAGTACGATAAAGGTATGTTGGATCCAGCGGCGGCAAATTACTGGCTGCCCGTCGATCAATATGTCGGCGGCATTGAGCACGCCATCATGCATCTGATGTATTTCCGTTTCTTCCACAAACTGATGCGCGACGCGGGGCTGGTGACATCGGATGAACCGGCTAAGCGTCTGCTGTGTCAGGGAATGGTGCTGGCCGATGCTTTTTACTATATAGGTAATAATAATGAGCGCGTATGGGTTTCCCCCATCAATGTGACCGTCGAGCGTGATGAGAAAGGACGCATCGTCAACGCTGTTGATAATGAAGGCCGCACTGTGATCTATGCGGGAATGAGTAAAATGTCGAAGTCGAAAAACAACGGCATCGACCCGCAAGTTATGGTAGAGAAGTACGGCGCAGATACGGTTCGTCTGTTCATGATGTTTGCCGCTCCGGCGGAAATGACACTGGAATGGCAGGAATCCGGCGTAGAAGGCGCAAATCGCTTCCTGAAACGCGTCTGGAGACAGGTTTACGAACATACGGCTAAAGGAGCTGTAACGGCGCTTGATATCGCGACATTGACCGACGCGCAGAAATCGCTACGTCGCGATTTACACAAAACGATCGCGAAAGTGACCGATGATATCGGCCGTCGTCAAACCTTTAATACCGCGATTGCCGCTATCATGGAATTGATGAATAAACTGGCAAAAGCCCCGCAGGACAGCGAACAGGATCGCGCGTTGACGCAGGAAACGCTGCTCGCCGTCGTTCGCATGCTCTATCCGTTTACGCCGCATATCTGTTTCACGCTGTGGCAGGCGCTGCACGGTGAAGGCGATATCGACACCGCGCCATGGCCGGTCGCAGATGAGCACGCAATGGTTGAAGACTCCAAGCTGGTCGTCGTGCAGGTTAACGGTAAAGTGCGTGGTAAAATTACCGTAGCGGCCGATGCCACTGAAGAACAGGTTCGCGAACGGGCGGCTCAGGAACCGCTGGTGGCGAAATATCTGGACGGCGTCACAGTTCGTAAAGTGATTTATGTCCCTGGCAAACTACTTAATCTGGTTGTGGGTTAAGGGAAGGAGGAATGGTGCGACATCGTCTATTTACGTTGTTGCTGGGGCTGGCGGTGTTAATTACCGCTGGCTGCGGTTTTCATCTGCGCGGTACGACGCAAGTGCCTGAGCAGCTGCAAACGCTGATAATTGATAGCAACGATCCCTACGGCCCGCTAACGCGTGCCGTGCGAGAACAACTGCGCCTAAGCGATGTAAAAATCGTTGATGACGCGACGCGTCAGGATATCCCATCGTTACGGCTGCTGGGCTCCAGTGAAACACGCGATACCGTTTCCGTTTTTCAGGACGGGAAAACGGCTGAGTACCAAATGGTGCTGACGTTACAGGCGCAGGTCTTGATGCCGGGTGAAGATATTTATCCACTCAGCGTGACGGTGTTTCGCACTTTCTTTGATAACCCGCTGGCTGCGCTGGCGAAGGATGCCGAGCAGGATATCGTCCGTCGGGAAATGCGTGAACAAGCGGCCCAGCAGTTGGTGCGTAAATTGTTGACCGTCAACGGTAGCCTTGAGGCCCAGAAACGGTTGCACTCTGCCGATTCCCTCCCCGCTACCACACGTTCATGATTCGTCTTTACCCTGAACAACTGACCGCGCAACTCCATGAAGGGTTGCGCGGCTGTTATTTGGTCTTTGGCTCAGACCCGCTTTTGTTACAAGAGAGTCTGGACAACATTAAAAGGACCGCTCAGCAACACGATTTCAGCGAGCACTTCAACTTCACCCTGGACCAGCATACCGAGTGGGATGCCATTTTTGCCACCTGTCAGGCGCTCAGCCTGTTCGCCTCACGCCAGTCACTCCTGCTCATTTTGCCGGAAAATGGCCCTAATGCGGCAATGAGCGAAAATCTGGTTAAACTGGCCGGGTTATTGCACCCTGATATCCTGCTAATTCTCCGCGGTAACAAACTGAGCAAAGCACAGGAAAACAGCGCCTGGTTCAAAGCTCTTGCGCATGACAGCGTCTATATCAACTGTCTGACCCCGGAACAGGCACAGCTTCCCCGTTGGGTCGCCCTGCGCGCCAAAGCCATGGGGTTGACGCTGGATGAACAGGCAACGCAGCTTATTTGCTATTGCTATGAAGGCAATCTTCTCGCGCTATCTCAGGCATTAGAACGGCTGTCGCTGCTATACCCCGATGGTAAGCTGACCCTGCCACGTGTGGAAAGCGCAGTCAATGATGCCGCCCACTTCACGCCATTCCATTGGCTAGATGCCTTGCTGGCGGGAAAGGGAAAACGTGCATGGCATATTTTGCAACAGCTACGGCAGGAAGACTGTGAACCCATCATTCTACTGCGCACGCTACAGCGTGAGTTACTACAATTAGTAACGCTCAAACGGCGGATGTCAGACACGCCGCTGCGTACCTTATTCGATCGGCAAAAAGTGTGGCAAAACCGGCGCGACCTGCTCTCGCAGGCGTTAAACCGACTCTCTCTTCAACAGTTACAGCAGGCCGTGCACGTGCTGACGCAAGTGGAAATTACAATCAAGCAAGATTACGGTCAGCCAGTCTGGCCTGAACTCGAATCGCTTGCGATGTTGCTGTGCGGTAAAACGCTACCGGAGGTATTCCTCTGAATCACGCTTCTACACCAACGTTGACCGCGTTTTTTGGCGGTACGTTCGATCCGATTCATTACGGTCACCTTCAACCAGTAACGGCGCTGGCTAAACTCGTAGGCCTGACTCAGGTAGTTTTAATGCCGAATAATGTTCCACCACATCGTCCGCAGCCCGAAGCCAGTTCCTGGCAGCGCTTTCATATGGTGGAGTTGGCGGTTGAAAGCGATCCGCTGTTCACTGTGGACGATCGTGAACTGCAACGGCAAACCCCCTCTTATACGATTGATACGCTGGAAGCGTTGCGTACCGAGAAGGGCCGAGATGCGCCATTGGGGTTTATCATTGGACAAGATTCGTTGCTGACGCTGCATCATTGGCACCGCTGGCAAGATCTACTCGACGTCTGCCATTTGCTGGTGTGCGCCCGCCCCGGCTATCGTTCGACGCTGGAAACACCCGAATTGCAACGGTGGTTGGACAGCCACTTAACACGTACGCCAGACGATCTTCATCAACAGCCACAAGGTCGCATTTTTCTGGCAGACACGCCGCTGATCACGATTTCAGCCACGGATATCCGGCGGCGCCGACAGCAAGGCCTCGACTGTCACGATTTAATACCGTCAGCCGTACTTCGTTACATCGACGAACACCACTTGTACCAGTAGGCCGTTTTTCCTAGCCATCGTTCATAGGCTTGATACCACTGCGTAAAAGTGCGTGATATACTCCGCGGCTGGCCTCAATCACTGGAAAAACGAAGATTCTCGGTAATTATTCGGCGATTTTGGCTTTTTCTAACCATTCAGTGCCGCCCGACTGCCAGTTGCGGGCAAAACGTTATTGAGGGGGAACCTTTGCAAGGCCAGACACTCCAAGACTTCGTTATTGATAAGATCGATGACTTAAAGGCTCAGGATATCGTTGCGCTCAACGTTAAGGGTAAATCCAGTATTACCGATTATATGGTGATCTGTACCGGAACCTCTACACGCCATGTTGTTTCCATCGCCGAGCATGTGGTACAAGCCTCACGCGCCGCGGGTTTGATCCCACTCGGTATTGAAGGCGAAAACACAGCCGATTGGGTCGTTGTCGATCTGGGCGACGTGATGGTTCATGTCATGCAGGAAGAAAGTCGCCAGTTGTACGAATTGGAAAAGCTATGGGGCTAGCATGAAGCTGCAATTGGTCGCGGTTGGCACCAAAATGCCCGACTGGGTGCAGGTAGGATTTACGGATTATTTGCGGCGTTTTCCGAAAGATATGCCTTTCGAGTTGCTCGAAATCCCGGCGGGAAAACGAAGTAAAAACGCCGACATCAAGCGCATTCTGGCGCGTGAGGGCGAACAGATGCTGGCAGCGGTAAACAAAGGCAACCGCATCGTTACTTTGGATATTCCCGGTAGTCGCTGGGAAACCCCACAGCTGGCGCAGCAATTGGAGCGTTGGAAACAAGACGGGCGCGATGTCAGCCTGTTAATTGGCGGGCCTGAGGGGCTCGCGCCAGAATGCAAAGCCGCAGCGGAACAAAGCTGGTCACTCTCCCCGTTAACACTACCGCATCCGCTCGTGCGTGTTTTGGTGGCAGAGAGCCTGTATCGTGCATGGAGCATTACGACTAACCACCCTTACCATCGGGAGTAAGGCGCGACAATGAAACATGTGAAATAACGCTGGATGAAAGTAGAACGCAAACCCTTTCGAGATTATACCGCCGAGTCCGCCTTATTTGTGCGCCGCGCGCTAATCGCCTTTTTGGGCATTCTGCTGCTTACCGGCGTATTAATCGCCAATCTTTATCACTTACAGATCGTGCGCTTTGATGACTATCGTACACGCTCTAATGAGAACCGCATTAAGCTGGTTCCTATCGCGCCCAGCCGCGGCATCATCTACGATCGGAATGGCACGCCGCTGGCCCTAAACCGCACTATCTATCAGTTAGAACTCGTCCCCGACAAGGTTGATAACCTAAAAGAAACCTTGAACGCCCTGCGTCCGATTGTCGATTTGACCGATGACGATCTGGAAAATTTTGAAAAAGAACGCAAACGCTCACGTCGTTTTAGCTCTATTCCAGTGAAAACCGGGCTGGATGAGATCCAGGTCGCCCGTTTTGCCGTTAACCAATACCGCTTTCCCGGCGTTGAAATTAAGGGCTATCAACGCCGTTATTACCCCTATGGCGCCGCTTTAACACACGTTACAGGCTATGTCTCCAAGATTAATGATAAAGATATAGAACGGCTGACTAAAGAAGAAAAAATCGCGGACTACGCCGCCACGCACGATATTGGTAAACTGGGTATTGAACGCCATTATGAAGATATACTGCATGGTAAACCCGGCTATGAGGAAGTCGAGGTTAACAACCGTGGTCGCGTGATCCGCCAACTTCACGAACAGCCGCCACAGGCGGGGCACGATATCTATTTGACATTGGATTTGGACCTGCAAATTTATATCGAAAAATTACTCGCAGGCAGCCGTGCCGCGGTTATTGTCAGTGACCCTCGGGACGGCGGCATTCTGGCGATGGTTTCGACACCCAGTTATGACCCAAACCTGTTTGTCGATGGAATCTCCACCAAAGCTTATAATTTGTTGCGTAACGATCCTAATCGTCCACTGATCAACCGTGCGACACAAGGCGTATATCCGCCCGCCTCCACCGTAAAACCGTATATTGCCGTTTCTGCGCTGGCTGCGGGTGTGATCACCACGAGTACCAGCCTCTTTGACCCCGGCTGGTGGCAATTACCCGGTTCGGAAAAACGCTATCGTGATTGGAAGAAGTGGGGGCATGGTCGTCTGAACCTCACAAAATCACTGGAAGAGTCCGCTGATACGTTCTTCTATCAGGTTGCCTATGATATGGGCATCGATCGCCTATCTGAATGGATGCAGAAATTTGGTTATGGCCAGAAGACGGGCATCGATATTTCAGAAGAAAGTCGGGGCAATATGCCTACCCGCGAATGGAAATTTAGACAATTTAAAAAACCCTGGTATCAGGGCGACACTATTCCGGTTGGCATCGGACAGGGTTACTGGACGGCAACGCCGATTCAGATGAATAAGGCATTAGTAACGCTAATCAACGACGGGCAGGTCAAGACGCCACATTTGCTTTATCGCTGGCGAGAAAACGGCGTTATGGTGCCTTACCGTCAGGCCGAGAATCAGCAGATCGACGATATCCACTCCGGCTATTGGGAAGTGGCAAAAGACGGTATGTATGGAGTAGCCAATCGCCCTAACGGCACAGCACGCAAAAGTTTTGAAGACGCCCCTTATAAAATTGCGGCAAAATCGGGCACGGCTCAGGTGTTTGGCCTGAAGGAAAACGAAACCTACAATGCTCACAAGATTGCAGAACATTTGCGTGACCACAAGCTAATGGTCGCTTTTGCCCCGTACAACAATCCCAAAGTAGCAATATCCGTCATCCTGGAAAACGGCGGCGCGGGCCCAACCGTTGGTACGATTACCCGACAGATCCTCGATCATATTCTGCTGGGAGATAACAAAACCCATTTACCCAGTGCGCCACCTGCGCCGCGGGGGAACGAAAGTGAGTAACAGACGATCATGACCGATAGCCAACAAAAGGGATTGTTCTGGACGAAAATCCACATTGATCTACCGTTTCTTTTTTGTATCCTGGCGCTGTTAGGCTACAGCCTGTTTGTGCTATGGAGCGCCAGTGGTCAAGATGTCGGGATGATGGAGCGTAAAATCGTCCAAATCGTACTCGGGCTGACGGTAATGATAGTGATGGCGCAAATTCCCCCACGCGTGTACGAAGGGTGGGCCCCCTACCTCTACATCGTTTGCGTCATTCTTCTGCTCATCGTCGATATTTTCGGACAGATTAGTAAGGGCGCGCAACGCTGGTTAGATCTGGGATTTATCCGCTTCCAGCCGTCTGAAATCGCCAAGATCGCCGTCCCGCTAATGGTCGCGCGTTTTATCAACCGAGATATGTGTCCGCCCTCGTTAAAAAATACGGCGCTCGCGCTGGTGCTGATTTTCGTCCCAACGTTACTGGTCGCCGCGCAACCCGACCTCGGCACCTCGATTTTAATCGCCTTATCGGGGCTGTTTGTGCTTTTCCTCGCTGGTATGAGCTGGCGTTTGATTGGCATCGCCGTACTGCTGCTTGCCGCGTTTATTCCTATACTTTGGTTTTTCCTAATGCATGACTATCAGCGAGCCAGGGTCATGATGTTGCTCGATCCGGAAAGCGATCCGCTTGGTGCTGGATACCATATTATTCAGTCGAAAATTGCGATAGGCTCAGGCGGTTTATCGGGAAAAGGTTGGCTACACGGCACACAATCTCAGTTAGAGTTTTTGCCAGAGCGTCATACCGATTTTATTTTTGCCGTGCTGTCCGAAGAACTTGGCCTCATTGGCGTATTAATTTTGCTCACGATGTATCTGTTCCTGATTATGCGCGGTCTCGTCATCGCGGCAAATGCACAGACCTCATTTGGCCGAGTGATGGTTGGCGGGCTGATGTTGATTCTGTTTTTCTATGTGTTCGTCAATATCGGGATGGTCAGCGGCATACTCCCCGTCGTTGGGGTGCCGTTGCCATTGATCAGTTACGGTGGCTCAGCGCTGGTTGTCTTAATGGCGGGATTCGGTATCGTCATGTCGATACATACTCACCGCAAACTGCTATCGAAGAATTTATAATACGAGGTGAGCAATGCGTAAGGATTGGCTTTGGATTGGGGTAGCAACTCTGGCGCTGGCGGCTTGTACCACAACGGAACAGCGTCCGCCTGTGTCACCCGTCGCC contains:
- the nadD gene encoding nicotinate-nucleotide adenylyltransferase; translated protein: MPLNHASTPTLTAFFGGTFDPIHYGHLQPVTALAKLVGLTQVVLMPNNVPPHRPQPEASSWQRFHMVELAVESDPLFTVDDRELQRQTPSYTIDTLEALRTEKGRDAPLGFIIGQDSLLTLHHWHRWQDLLDVCHLLVCARPGYRSTLETPELQRWLDSHLTRTPDDLHQQPQGRIFLADTPLITISATDIRRRRQQGLDCHDLIPSAVLRYIDEHHLYQ
- the rsfS gene encoding ribosome silencing factor, whose product is MQGQTLQDFVIDKIDDLKAQDIVALNVKGKSSITDYMVICTGTSTRHVVSIAEHVVQASRAAGLIPLGIEGENTADWVVVDLGDVMVHVMQEESRQLYELEKLWG
- the rlmH gene encoding 23S rRNA (pseudouridine(1915)-N(3))-methyltransferase RlmH — protein: MKLQLVAVGTKMPDWVQVGFTDYLRRFPKDMPFELLEIPAGKRSKNADIKRILAREGEQMLAAVNKGNRIVTLDIPGSRWETPQLAQQLERWKQDGRDVSLLIGGPEGLAPECKAAAEQSWSLSPLTLPHPLVRVLVAESLYRAWSITTNHPYHRE
- the mrdA gene encoding peptidoglycan DD-transpeptidase MrdA, with amino-acid sequence MKVERKPFRDYTAESALFVRRALIAFLGILLLTGVLIANLYHLQIVRFDDYRTRSNENRIKLVPIAPSRGIIYDRNGTPLALNRTIYQLELVPDKVDNLKETLNALRPIVDLTDDDLENFEKERKRSRRFSSIPVKTGLDEIQVARFAVNQYRFPGVEIKGYQRRYYPYGAALTHVTGYVSKINDKDIERLTKEEKIADYAATHDIGKLGIERHYEDILHGKPGYEEVEVNNRGRVIRQLHEQPPQAGHDIYLTLDLDLQIYIEKLLAGSRAAVIVSDPRDGGILAMVSTPSYDPNLFVDGISTKAYNLLRNDPNRPLINRATQGVYPPASTVKPYIAVSALAAGVITTSTSLFDPGWWQLPGSEKRYRDWKKWGHGRLNLTKSLEESADTFFYQVAYDMGIDRLSEWMQKFGYGQKTGIDISEESRGNMPTREWKFRQFKKPWYQGDTIPVGIGQGYWTATPIQMNKALVTLINDGQVKTPHLLYRWRENGVMVPYRQAENQQIDDIHSGYWEVAKDGMYGVANRPNGTARKSFEDAPYKIAAKSGTAQVFGLKENETYNAHKIAEHLRDHKLMVAFAPYNNPKVAISVILENGGAGPTVGTITRQILDHILLGDNKTHLPSAPPAPRGNESE
- the mrdB gene encoding peptidoglycan glycosyltransferase MrdB (rod shape-determining protein RodA), with product MTDSQQKGLFWTKIHIDLPFLFCILALLGYSLFVLWSASGQDVGMMERKIVQIVLGLTVMIVMAQIPPRVYEGWAPYLYIVCVILLLIVDIFGQISKGAQRWLDLGFIRFQPSEIAKIAVPLMVARFINRDMCPPSLKNTALALVLIFVPTLLVAAQPDLGTSILIALSGLFVLFLAGMSWRLIGIAVLLLAAFIPILWFFLMHDYQRARVMMLLDPESDPLGAGYHIIQSKIAIGSGGLSGKGWLHGTQSQLEFLPERHTDFIFAVLSEELGLIGVLILLTMYLFLIMRGLVIAANAQTSFGRVMVGGLMLILFFYVFVNIGMVSGILPVVGVPLPLISYGGSALVVLMAGFGIVMSIHTHRKLLSKNL